In Mustela erminea isolate mMusErm1 chromosome 15, mMusErm1.Pri, whole genome shotgun sequence, the following proteins share a genomic window:
- the LOC116573995 gene encoding LOW QUALITY PROTEIN: thrombospondin type-1 domain-containing protein 1-like (The sequence of the model RefSeq protein was modified relative to this genomic sequence to represent the inferred CDS: deleted 2 bases in 1 codon) encodes MKQMLKDFSNLLLVVLCDYVLGEAEHLLLEKPGHVALSNNTVSLDFRRFGGANGTAQCGANRTLRNVSVLLLEASTNQTVTAKYLLTNQSQGTLEFECFYFKEAGDYWFTMALEVAHNGTQVSHWEQRAFLKVEWPVFHIDLNRTSKAAEGTFKVGLFTHQPLCSFPMDQPDILVDVIFTNSLPEARTSPGQPLEIRTSKRTELSQGQWLQFGCAPMGPKAYVTVVLKLFGRDSVITSTGPIDLAQKFAYKLVMAPELTCESGVEVTVFPPLCIFIQGVITVFKEAPRRPGERTIQLAENSLTLGERRTVFNCTLFDMGRNKYCFDFGVPSRSHFSTKERECMLIQRNIETWGLWQPWSQCSTTCGDGVRERRRVCLTSFPSRPGCPGMSSETSLCSLEECAALQPSSASPLQPQGPGKSNNVVTVTGISLCLFIIVATVLITLWRKFGRAPKCSTPARHSSIHSPSFRKNSDEENICELSEQRGSFSDGGDGPAGGPGDAGIPLTYRRGGPLSAEDDASGSESVQSNAQKIIPPLFSYRLAQQQLKEMKKKGLTETTKVYHVSQSPLTDTAIDAATGPPLDLEGPEEAAANKFRLKSPFVEQQAAARPPSRLDLPVCAASCAVSPSQTVIRKSALRHAGGRGALPERSHPRGSHFRRTASFHEARQARPFRERSMSTLTPRQAPAYGSRTRTWDQAEERSRPQSRGAAPSPEKPDHFHGAGATRSPLSPPPKSYSLGQPARKPDLGDCQAGFTASGERTEPHRARRGPSPSHRSVSRKQPSPTAPKESYQRVSPLSPSQCRKDKCQSFPAQPEFAFYDNTSFGLTEAEQRMLDLPGYFGSNEEDETTSTLSVEKLVI; translated from the exons ATGAAACAAATGTTGAAAGACTTTTCAAATCTATTGTTGGTGGTACTCTGTGACTATG TTCTTGGAGAAGCCGAGCATCTCCTCTTGGAAAAGCCAGGCCATGTAGCGCTAAGCAACAACACGGTGTCTCTGGATTTCCGGCGTTTCGGTGGTGCCAACGGG ACTGCGCAATGTGGTGCCAACAGGACACTGCGCAATGTGTCTGTCCTGTTGCTGGAGGCCAGCACCAATCAGACGGTGACCGCCAAATACCTCCTGACCAACCAGTCCCAGGGAACACTGGAGTTTGAATGCTTCTACTTCAAGGAGGCTGGAGACTACTGGTTCACGATGGCTCTGGAGGTAGCCCACAATGGCACTCAAGTCAGCCACTGGGAGCAAAGAGCCTTTCTCAAGGTCGAATGGCCCGTCTTTCACATTGACTTGAATAGGACGTCCAAGGCGGCGGAAGGCACCTTCAAGGTGGGCCTTTTCACCCATCAGCCACTGTGCTCCTTCCCTATGGACCAGCCTGACATCTTGGTGGATGTCATCTTTACCAACAGTCTGCCCGAGGCAAGAACAAGTCCAGGTCAGCCGCTGGAAATCAGAACCAGCAAGAGGACAGAACTCTCTCAAGGTCAGTGGCTTCAGTTTGGCTGTGCGCCCATGGGGCCAAAAGCCTACGTCACGGTGGTGCTGAAGCTGTTTGGCCGAGACTCGGTCATTACCTCCACAGGACCCATTGACCTGGCCCAGAAATTTGCATACAAACTGGTGATGGCACCAGAACTCACGTGTGAGTCCGGGGTGGAGGTGACAGTCTTCCCCCCACTGTGCATCTTCATCCAAGGAGTGATCACGGTCTTCAAGGAGGCCCCCAGACGCCCTGGGGAAAGGACCATTCAGCTAGCTGAAAACAGCCTGACCTTGGGAGAGAGGAGAACCGTATTCAACTGCACTTTGTTTGACATGGGGAGGAATAAATACTGCTTTGACTTTGGCGTTCCAAGCAGAAGCCATTTTTCCACAAAGGAGAGGGAGTGCATGCTAATTCAGAGAAACATAG AAACTTGGGGACTGTGGCAGCCGTGGAGCCAATGTAGTACCACGTGTGGGGATGGTGTCAGAGAGCGACGCCGCGTGTGCCTGACTTCCTTCCCCTCCAGACCTGGCTGCCCTGGAATGTCCTCGGAGACCTCCCTGTGTTCCCTGGAGGAGTGTGCTG CTCTCCAGCCATCCAGCGCGTCTCCTCTTCAGCCCCAGGGCCCCGGGAAGTCCAACAACGTCGTGACGGTCACGGGCATTTCCCTGTGCTTGTTCATCATCGTGGCCACGGTGCTCATCACGCTGTGGCGGAAGTTCGGCCGCGCCCCCAAATGCAGCACCCCGGCTCGCCACAGCTCCATCCACTCCCCCAGCTTCCGGAAGAACTCGGACGAGGAGAACATCTGCGAGCTGAGCGAGCAGCGCGGGAGCTTCTCGGACGGGGGCGACGGGCCGGCGGGGGGCCCCGGGGACGCGGGCATCCCCCTGACCTACAGGCGCGGCGGGCCGCTGTCCGCGGAGGACGACGCCTCGGGCAGTGAGAGCGTGCAGTCCAACGCGCAGAAGATCATCCCGCCGCTGTTCAGCTACCGCCTCGCCCAGCAGCAGCTCAAGGAGATGAAGAAGAAGGGCCTGACGGAAACCACCAAGGTGTACCACGTGTCTCAGAGTCCCCTGACCGACACGGCCATCGACGCGGCCACCGGCCCCCCTTTGGACCTGGAGGGCCCCGAGGAGGCCGCGGCCAACAAGTTCCGGCTCAAATCCCCGTTTGTGGAGCAGCAGGCGGCGGCCAGGCCCCCCTCCAGGCTGGACCTCCCGGTCTGTGCCGCCAGCTGCGCGGTCAGCCCCAGCCAGACCGTGATCCGCAAGTCGGCCCTGAGGCACGCGGGCGGCAGAGGGGCGCTGCCCGAGAGGAGCCACCCCAGGGGCTCCCACTTCAGGAGGACCGCGAGCTTCCACGAAGCCAGGCAGGCCCGGCCGTTCCGGGAGCGGAGCATGTCCACCCTGACCCCCCGGCAGGCCCCGGCCTACGGTTCCAGGACGCGGACCTGGGACCAGGCGGAGGAGCGATCTCGGCCTCAGAGTCGAGGAGCCGCCCCGTCCCCTGAGAAACCGGACCATTTCCACGGGGCAGGTGCAACCAGAAGTCCATTAAGTCCTCCCCCTAAATCCTACAGCCTGGGGCAGCCCGCGAGGAAACCAGACCTGGGGGATTGCCAGGCAGGATTCACGGCCAGCGGTGAGAGAACGGAGCCGCACAGAGCGCGGAGGGGCCCGTCCCCCAGTCACAGGAGTGTCTCGAGGAAGCAGCCTTCTCCCACGGCCCCCAAAGAGAGCTACCAGAGGGTGAGCCCTCTGAGCCCTTCTCAGTGTAGGAAAGACAAGTGTCAGAGCTTCCCAGCCCAGCCTGAGTTCGCCTTCTATGACAATACGTCATTCGGCCTTACCGAGGCAGAGCAGAGGATGCTGGACCTCCCGGGCTATTTTGGGTCGAATGAAGAGGATGAAACCACAAGTACACTCAGCGTGGAGAAGCTGGTCATCTAG